In the Vicugna pacos chromosome 24, VicPac4, whole genome shotgun sequence genome, one interval contains:
- the MEP1B gene encoding meprin A subunit beta: MNSWEKGRPEEDQQLEAETFSWDPAPGSTMRLEKVSQGWDTVTGTGDIDGGMDRDIFDINEELGLDLFEGDISLDEVQERNSIIGENYRWPHTIPYVLDDSLGMNAKGVILKAFERYRLKTCIDFKPWSGEANYVSVYNGSGCSSSVGNQRVGMQKLSIGKNCDKIGTVQHEFLHALGFWHEQSRSDRDDYVSIIWDRIMTNRKHNFIIRNDQESDFLNVPYDYNSVMHYSKTAFKNGSEPTIVTRTPDFMDVIGQRMDFSDSDILKLNRLYNCTSSLSFMDSCDFELENVCGMIQSSEDTADWRRVSEAPGGPESDYSNMGQCKGAGFFMHFNRSSVNEGARALLESRTLYPKRGFQCLQFYVHNSGSEGDRLNIFVREYSAASVNGTLTLVEEIKDIPIGSWQLRHVTLNVTNKFRVVFGGVRGAGASLGGLSIDDINLSETQCPHHTWHIRNFTQLLNSSNSSLFSPPFYSSKGYAFQVSLKLTNLTNVGIYFHLISGANDDQLQWPCPWQQATMTILDQNPDIRRRMSRELSITTEPFMISGNGNYFWDRPSKVGGKAFFSNGTQFRRGGGYGSSTFMTLEQLKGRDFIKGNDVYILLTVEDISHLNSTQSQPVPTFSSDDICASFRCENDGICIVREGNAECRCPSGEDWWYVGERCEKRGSRRDTIIIAVSSTAAMFALMLIITLISVYFTRKKYRTKTSSNTANTTLENQYAL; this comes from the exons atatAGATGGTGGAATGGACCGGGATATATTTGATATCAATGAag AGCTGGGACTGGATCTTTTTGAGGGAGACATCAGCCTTGATGAG GTGCAAGAAAGAAATTCCATCATTGGAGAAAACTACAGGTGGCCTCATACTATTCCATATGTCCTGGATGACAGCTTGG GAATGAACGCCAAGGGAGTTATCCTCAAAGCGTTTGAACGCTATCGCCTGAAAACATGCATTGACTTCAAGCCTTGGTCTGGAGAAGCCAACTATGTATCAGTGTACAACGGCAGCGG CTGCTCGTCTTCAGTGGGAAATCAGCGTGTTGGGATGCAAAAACTCTCCATCGGGAAGAACTGTGACAAAATTGGAACAGTTCAACATGAGTTTCTCCACGCGCTGGGATTCTGGCATGAACAGTCGCGTTCTGATCGGGATGACTACGTCAGCATAATTTGGGACAGAATTATGACAA acagaaaacacaattttatcATCCGTAATGACCAAGAATCGGACTTCCTGAATGTTCCCTACGATTACAATTCAGTAATGCACTACAGTAAAACTGCCTTCAAAAATGGATCAGAGCCAACAATTGTAACGAGAACCCCGGACTTCATGGATGTGATCGGCCAACGAATGGACTTCAGTGACTCGGATATCTTAAAGTTGAATCGACTGTATAACTGTA CCTCTTCCCTGAGCTTTATGGACTCGTGTGATTTTGAACTGGAAAATGTGTGTGGTATGATTCAAAGTTCAGAAGATACTGCTGACTGGCGAAGGGTCTCCGAGGCTCCCGGGGGCCCAGAGAGTGATTATTCCAACATGGGCCAGTGCAAAG GTGCTGGCTTCTTCATGCATTTCAACAGGAGCTCCGTAAATGAGGGGGCCAGAGCACTGCTGGAAAGCAGGACCCTATACCCTAAACGAGGGTTTCAGTGCTTGCAATTTTATGTGCATAACAGTGGGAGTGAAGGTGACCGGCTGAACATCTTTGTCAGGGAGTATTCCGCAGCCAGCGTGAACGGCACTCTAACCctcgtggaagaaataaaag ATATACCCATTGGGAGCTGGCAACTTCGCCACGTAACTCTGAATGTGACCAACAAATTTCGAGTGGTGTTCGGAGGGGTCAGAGGTGCTGGGGCCTCACTGGGTGGCCTGTCTATTGATGACATCAATCTTTCGGAAACACAGTGCCCCCATCACACCTGGCATATAAGGAATTTCACTCAGCTCCTCAACAGTTCCAATAGCTCTCTCTTCAGCCCTCCATTTTATTCTTCTAAAGGTTATGCCTTTCAGGTTTCCCTGAAACTAACGAATTTGACTAACGTAGGAATATATTTCCACTTGATCTCTGGAGCCAATGACGATCAATTACAGTGGCCATGTCCTTGGCAACAAGCCACGATGACAATCTTGGATCAAAACCCTGACATTCGACGGCGTATGTCCAGGGAGCTGAGTATCACGACAGAGCCATTTATGATCAGCG GTAATGGAAACTATTTTTGGGACAGGCCTTCCAAAGTGGGAGGAAAAGCTTTTTTCTCTAATGGAACTCAGTTTCGAAGAGGTGGGGGCTATGGATCCAGTACCTTTATGACCCTGGAGCAGCTGAAAGGCAGAGATTTTATAAAAGGAAATGATGTTTATATCCTACTGACAGTGGAag ACATATCCCACCTTAATTCTACACAAAGTCAGCCAGTCCCGACCTTCAGCAGCGATGACATTTGCGCAAGCTTCCGATGTGAGAATGACGGTATCTGCATTGTCCGAGAAGGCAATGCTGAGTGCAG GTGTCCGTCGGGGGAAGACTGGTGGTACGTGGGAGAAAGGTGTGAAAAGAGAGGCTCCAGACGAGACACCATCATTATTGCTGTTTCTTCCACGGCTGCCATGTTTGCCCTGATGCTGATAATCACCCTCATCAGTGTCTACTTTACCCGGAAGAAGTATCGTACAAAGACAAGTTCAAACACAGCAAATACGACTTTGGAAAAT CAATACGCACTTTGA